One segment of Polyodon spathula isolate WHYD16114869_AA chromosome 20, ASM1765450v1, whole genome shotgun sequence DNA contains the following:
- the LOC121295811 gene encoding immunoglobulin-binding protein 1-like, producing the protein MASAAVTSESQASDADQPKLSDLIDNGWKLYEEVESTNEPTSSLPVQVKIKRAVSKLEEATRMVAQLDLFSRNEELEEVATADLKYVLLPALLGALTMKETNPSKRLEQVQKARVYFLDFLKRCKEYNIMKFELPKPTQSPEENSETGEDSSSGAAAMPPNPPDLVAMAVHRNAKIERYNQKKETEAKLSEIRVAVDSGQAEDEVVRDFYLLNARRWVTIALEEIESIDQEVQILKKMGSLKKDSAHSSRQQQRPPMKPFILTKDAVQARVFGAGYPSLPTMTVNDWYEQHRRQGALPDQGIPKSAADLDNEEREEEEKERQIGNDNEEALQRARDWDNWKDTHRRGCGNRKNMG; encoded by the exons GCGAGAGCCAAGCGTCGGATGCAGATCAGCCCAAACTTTCCGATTTAATAGACAACGGGTGGAAGCTCTATGAAGAAGTGGAAAGCACGAACGAGCCGACCTCATCCCTCCCGGTCCAAGTTAAAATCAAGCGCGCTGTCTCCAAGTTAGAGGAGGCGACGCGGATGGTCGCCCAGCTCGACTTGTTCAG TCGAAATGAAGAGCTGGAGGAAGTCGCCACGGCAGACCTGAAGTACGTGCTGCTGCCCGCTCTCCTGGGCGCACTCACGATGAAAGAGACAAACCCATCCAAGCGTCTGGAGCAGGTGCAGAAGGCCAGGGTTTACTTCCTGGACTTCTTAAAACGCTGCAAAGAGTATAACATCATGAAGTTCGAGCTCCCGAAACCAACGCAGAGCCCCGAAGAAAACAGTGAAACAGGGGAGGATTCGAGCAGCGGGGCTGCTGCCATGCCCCCTAACCCCCCTGACCTGGTGGCTATGGCAGTACACAGAAATGCCAAGATAGAAAG atatAATCAGAAGAAGGAGACAGAAGCCAAACTGTCAGAGATCAGAGTGGCAGTGGACAGCGGGCAGGCGGAGGATGAAGTGGTGCGAGACTTCTACCTGCTGAATGCACGCAGGTGGGTTACCATCGCACTGGAGGAGATCGAGAGCATCGACCAGGAGGTGCAGATCCTCAAGAAGATGGGCTCCCTGAAGAAG GACTCTGCACACTCATCTAGACAGCAGCAGAGGCCGCCAATGAAACCATTCATTCTCACAAAAGATGCTGTCCAGGCCAG AGTATTCGGAGCAGGCTATCCAAGCCTCCCGACCATGACTGTGAATGACTGGTATGAGCAGCACAGAAGACAAGGAGCTCTCCCAGACCAGGGGATCCCAAAGAGTGCAG CTGACCTTGATAACGAGGAGcgtgaggaggaggagaaagagagacagatagGAAACGATAATGAGGAAGCATTGCAGAGAGCTCGGGACTGGGACAACTGGAAAGACACGCACAGGAGAGGCTGCGGCAACAGGAAGAACATGGGCTAG
- the LOC121295365 gene encoding gap junction alpha-3 protein-like, with amino-acid sequence MGDWSLLGKLLESAQEHSTVVGKVWLTVLFIFRILVLGTAAEKVWGDEQSGFTCDTKQPGCQNVCYDKTFPISHIRFWVLQIIFVSTPTLIYLGHILHLVRMEEKQKQKEKERASHAANHGDKQPLLAEPKDKKPPMRDEQGRIRMQGVILRTYVFNIIFKTLFEVGFIVAQYLLYGFQLEPLYACDRWPCPNTVNCYISRPTEKTIFIVFMLAVACLSLLLNLVEIYHLGLTKCRQGLKNRTELACEAGSKAPSEAAVPFGSNYPYFPCHQPPPGPYQPGSRYSPSPLTEMDSAYRPYNSKAAYKQNRDNLAVERNGKPEERDLKVKKGTQPPVEKQRLPSRSSKHSNSKTRLDDLKI; translated from the coding sequence ATGGGAGACTGGAGCTTGCTGGGAAAGTTGCTGGAGAGCGCGCAGGAGCACTCTACGGTGGTGGGGAAGGTGTGGCTGACGGTGCTCTTCATCTTTCGTATCCTGGTTCTGGGCACCGCTGCCGAGAAGGTGTGGGGGGACGAGCAGTCGGGCTTCACCTGTGACACCAAGCAGCCCGGCTGCCAGAACGTCTGCTATGACAAGACCTTCCCCATCTCACACATCCGCTTCTGGGTGCTGCAGATCATCTTCGTGTCCACCCCTACCCTCATCTACCTGGGGCACATCCTGCACCTGGTGCGCATGGAGGAGAAGCAGAaacagaaggagaaggagagggcCAGCCATGCCGCCAACCACGGGGACAAGCAGCCCCTGCTGGCAGAGCCCAAAGACAAGAAACCGCCCATGAGGGACGAGCAGGGCAGAATCCGGATGCAAGGCGTCATCCTACGGACCTatgtttttaatatcattttcaaAACCCTTTTTGAGGTGGGGTTTATAGTGGCTCAGTACTTGTTGTATGGGTTCCAGCTCGAGCCCCTCTACGCTTGCGACCGCTGGCCATGCCCCAACACTGTGAACTGCTACATCTCGCGGCCCACCGAAAAGACTATCTTTATTGTGTTCATGCTCGCTGTGGCCTGCCTCTCGTTGCTCCTCAACCTGGTGGAAATCTACCACTTGGGTTTGACAAAATGCAGGCAAGGGTTGAAAAACAGGACTGAGCTGGCATGTGAAGCAGGGTCTAAAGCACCAAGCGAAGCAGCGGTGCCTTTTGGGTCAAATTACCCCTACTTCCCCTGCCATCAGCCACCTCCCGGACCCTACCAGCCCGGCTCCAGATACAGCCCGTCTCCCTTGACCGAAATGGACTCCGCCTATCGCCCGTACAACAGCAAGGCTGCCTACAAGCAAAACAGAGACAACCTGGCCGTGGAGAGGAACGGCAAGCCAGAGGAAAGAGACCTGAAAGTGAAGAAAGGGACTCAGCCGCCAGTGGAGAAACAGCGCCTGCCCAGTCGATCCAGCAAACACAGCAACAGCAAGACCCGGTTGGACGATCTCAAAATCTAA
- the LOC121295809 gene encoding serpin H1-like: MALQLAVVCILFSLTRADPVALKDHASVLADSTLSLGLNLYQTMVKDQNLRSENILFSPVVLASSLGVMTMGAKENTASQVKSVLNVDLQDDKLHPAFSALLGEVSDEKARNTTWKMGSRLYGPTSVNLQPQFVESSRKLYNHEHAKVNFRDKRRALQSINEWASQSTMGRVAEVTRELPGADGALFINAMYFKPHWEESFHDKMVDKRGFMTSRTHTVSVLMMHRTGYYKFYEDNENRLNILEMQLAHKHSSMVFIMPFHVEPLERVEKMLTKEQLNHWFSKLENRAVALSLPKINLDVSHELQKHLQELGLTEAVDKTKADFSGMTGKKDLHVSSVLHAAVLEWDTEGKPFSQDIYGQPEFKSPKLFYADHPFIFLVRDNKTNSILLIGRLVKPKGENRDEL; the protein is encoded by the exons ATGGCTTTGCAGCTAGCAGTTGTATGCATTCTCTTCAGCCTCACCAGGGCAGATCCTGTAGCCCTGAAGGATCATGCTTCAGTTTTGGCTGACAGCACCCTGAGTCTGGGCCTGAACCTGTACCAGACCATGGTGAAAGACCAGAACCTGAGGTCAGAGAACATCCTCTTCTCTCCAGTGGTGCTGGCCTCCTCGCTGGGCGTGATGACTATGGGCGCCAAGGAGAACACCGCCAGCCAGGTCAAGTCGGTCCTGAACGTTGACCTCCAGGATGACAAGCTGCATCCGGCCTTCTCTGCACTGCTCGGTGAGGTCAGCGATGAGAAGGCCCGCAACACCACCTGGAAGATGGGCAGCCGCTTGTACGGCCCCACCTCGGTGAACCTCCAGCCTCAGTTTGTGGAGAGCAGCAGGAAGCTCTACAATCACGAGCACGCCAAGGTCAACTTCAGGGACAAGAGGAGAGCCCTGCAGTCCATCAATGAGTGGGCCTCCCAGAGCACCATGGGCAGGGTGGCTGAGGTCACCAGAGAGCTTCCCGGGGCTGATGGAGCCCTGTTCATCAACGCCATGTACTTCAAAC CCCACTGGGAGGAATCCTTCCATGACAAAATGGTGGATAAGCGAGGGTTCATGACCTCCCGTACCCACACAGTGTCCGTGCTAATGATGCACCGCACAG GTTACTATAAGTTTTATGAAGACAATGAGAACAGGCTAAATATTCTGGAGATGCAGTTGGCCCACAAGCATTCCAGCATGGTGTTCATCATGCCTTTCCACGTGGAGCCCTTGGAGAGGGTAGAGAAGATGCTGACTAAGGAGCAGCTCAACCACTGGTTCAGCAAGCTGGAGAACAGGGCCGTGGCTCTGTCGCTGCCTAAAATCAACCTGGACGTCAGCCACGAGCTTCAG AAGCACCTGCAGGAGCTGGGCCTGACCGAGGCTGTTGACAAGACAAAGGCAGACTTCTCCGGGATGACTGGCAAGAAGGACCTGCATGTCTCCAGTGTCCTCCATGCGGCTGTCCTTGAGTGGGACACCGAGGGCAAACCCTTCAGCCAGGACATTTACGGACAACCGGAGTTCAAGTCACCCAAACTCTTCTACGCTGACCACCCGTTCATCTTCTTGGTGCGAGACAACAAGACCAACTCCATTCTCCTCATTGGCAGGCTGGTCAAGCCAAAGGGGGAAAACCGCGACGAGTTGTAg
- the LOC121295246 gene encoding gap junction beta-1 protein-like has translation MNWASFYAVLSGVNKNSTGIGRIWLSVLFIFRIMVLVVAAESVWGDEKSSFICNTQQPGCNSVCYDHFFPISHIRLWALQLILVSTPALLVAMHVAHRRHIEKKILKLSGHSSSKDLEQVKMQRMKITGALWWTYMISVIFRILFEAAFMYIFYLIYPGFKMIRLVKCDAYPCPNTVDCFVSRPTEKTIFTIFMLVVSGVCILLNVAEVVYLITKSCFKSLPDPESGSKGTFYGHRFSSYKQNEINQLISDSKINGTKRNPGSDKGDRCSTS, from the coding sequence ATGAATTGGGCGTCTTTTTATGCCGTTCTCAGCGGTGTAAACAAGAACTCCACTGGAATCGGGCGCATCTGGCTGTCCGTCCTCTTCATCTTTCGAATCATGGTCCTGGTGGTCGCCGCAGAGAGTGTCTGGGGCGACGAGAAGTCAAGCTTCATCTGCAACACGCAGCAGCCTGGTTGCAACAGTGTCTGCTATGACCATTTTTTCCCCATTTCCCACATCCGCCTGTGGGCACTGCAGCTCATCCTGGTGTCCACGCCAGCCCTCCTCGTGGCCATGCACGTGGCTCACCGCCGGCACATCGAGAAGAAGATCCTAAAGCTGTCTGGCCACAGCAGCAGCAAAGACCTGGAGCAGGTCAAGATGCAGAGGATGAAGATCACAGGGGCCCTGTGGTGGACCTACATGATTAGCGTGATCTTCCGGATCCTCTTCGAAGCTGCTTTCATGTACATCTTCTACCTGATCTACCCGGGCTTCAAGATGATTCGGTTAGTCAAGTGTGACGCCTACCCCTGCCCCAACACCGTGGACTGCTTTGTGTCCAGACCCACGGAGAAAACCATCTTCACCATCTTCATGCTGGTGGTGTCTGGGGTCTGTATCCTCCTCAACGTCGCAGAGGTTGTCTATTTGATCACTAAGTCCTGTTTCAAGAGCTTGCCAGACCCGGAGTCTGGCTCCAAAGGTACTTTTTATGGGCACAGATTCTCTTCGTACAAACAGAACGAGATCAATCAGCTGATTTCAGACTCGAAAATCAACGGGACGAAGAGAAATCCCGGTTCTGATAAGGGGGACAGGTGCTCGACCTCTTAG